Part of the Desulfobulbaceae bacterium genome is shown below.
CCATGAAGGAGTGAAATTGTTTGAGCAACCACTCGATTCTGAAAGTAACTGTCCCATGTCTACTGCCATGGTTTCAGGAAAAGATGTAATTATTCCGGCTACTAAGTCATGGTCTTTTTCTCGTAGGCTGCAACATCTGGTCAAAGACCGAACCGTGTATCTGTTTCCAATTGTTATTGAGGGCAAGGGAGTCAGTATGATTTATCTTGATCGTAAAGCTGAACAACCATTGTTTAATAATGAGATGATTAAGACAGTAAGACAGCTTCGAGAACTCGCGGTTTCGGCCATAATAAAAATAAGAGCAGTTTCCTGAGCACACTAGGATTGACCATGACCGATCAACAGAGTGAAAAAAAACCTTCTGCAAGCCTATCTACAATTTTCACCAAGATTAATATGTGTGAACTTCCTGCCATGTCCCATAATGTGCAGGATTTGATCTCATTAACCAGCAGCAGCCGTTCAGGAAGTGACGAACTGACTCGGGTGATTTTAAAAGATTTCTCCTTGACTAACAAAGTGCTGCAGATCGTCAATTCAGCATACTACTCGATGGGGCGAACCTGTAACTCCATCTCCAAAGCCGTTACCATCCTTGGTTTTGATGCGGTAAGGGATATGGCTATGGCCATTACTCTATTTGAAGATTTTGTTAAGTCAGGCGCCGACAAGGAGGGAATCAGCAAGATTTTGACCAGAGCCTTCTTGAGCGGACTCCAGGCCCGTGATCTTGTGGTTAGCACTGGGATTAATGTGCCCCCCGAAGAGGCCTTTATTTGTACCTTGCTCCATAATTTAGGCAAAATCATTGTCTGTATTTATCTTCCAGATAAGTATCGGCAAATAGAAGAGAGTGTTCAGGCTGGCATGTCTCAGAACATGGCCTGTCGAGAAGTTCTATCCGACATAACCTATCCGGAAATAGGCATTGAGGTGGCAAAGTTCTGGAATCTGTCCGAGAAAGTTATCGGCGCGATGAACCAAACCCCGGAGGCCCCAAAGCATAAATATGACAGCGATGGGTATTTGCAGAACCTGTCTCACTTTAGTAACAGTTTTGTTGACAAGGTCTGTGACGGTGAAGACCTGGAAAAGTTGTTTCAACAGTATGGCGCAATCTTGTCGGTAAATCCCAAGGAGATGATTGAACGCCT
Proteins encoded:
- a CDS encoding HDOD domain-containing protein, yielding MTDQQSEKKPSASLSTIFTKINMCELPAMSHNVQDLISLTSSSRSGSDELTRVILKDFSLTNKVLQIVNSAYYSMGRTCNSISKAVTILGFDAVRDMAMAITLFEDFVKSGADKEGISKILTRAFLSGLQARDLVVSTGINVPPEEAFICTLLHNLGKIIVCIYLPDKYRQIEESVQAGMSQNMACREVLSDITYPEIGIEVAKFWNLSEKVIGAMNQTPEAPKHKYDSDGYLQNLSHFSNSFVDKVCDGEDLEKLFQQYGAILSVNPKEMIERLNQAISVSETVSDAIRFGLTKLKIRGRLRNVEANAKRGLFNSDKPDEQEERKNKAIQDEEECQPTETEILDELPISTDKSVNDFIRDITETLMGHFDVNDFYANLLEALYRGVGFDRVILAIISKQPTKISLVGRFGLGEIGTEGVRRFEHILSPQSPYVISNSVMHGKDMMISANKAGVFPDNLQYLVKDRTVYLFPIAIDNKGIGLIYLDRKMGRPLLDKDMIKSVRLFRDFAVMAIRKIRKS